In Acidobacteriota bacterium, one genomic interval encodes:
- the rpmA gene encoding 50S ribosomal protein L27: protein MAHKKGQGSSRNGRDSNPKNLGVKIYGGQAIKSGQIILRQRGTPFKAGENVGRGNDDTLFAMAPGTVEFQDRGRHGKVVHVRLGE from the coding sequence CAGGGATCGAGCCGCAACGGCCGCGATTCGAATCCGAAGAACCTGGGCGTCAAGATCTACGGCGGCCAGGCCATCAAGAGCGGGCAGATCATCCTGCGCCAGCGGGGAACCCCCTTCAAAGCGGGTGAGAACGTTGGCCGTGGCAACGACGACACGCTGTTCGCCATGGCCCCTGGAACCGTCGAATTCCAGGATCGTGGGCGCCACGGCAAGGTCGTGCACGTCCGCCTTGGCGAGTAG